Below is a window of Paraburkholderia kururiensis DNA.
AGCTTCACGGCCCGGCGGACGGCGCAGCAGCAGCGAGATCTGACGATAGGCCCAGGCTTGCTTGGTCAAGTCGTCGTAAATGATCAGCGCGTCCTGGCCGCGATCGCGGAAGTATTCGCCCATCGTGCAGCCCGCGTACGGCGCGAGGTACTGCATCGCGGCCGATTCCGAAGCCGACGCTGCCACCACGATCGTGTATTCGAGCGCGCCCGTTTCTTCGAGCTTGCGCACCACGTTCATGATCGACGAAGCCTTCTGGCCGATCGCGACGTAGATACAGATCAGGTCCTTGCCCTTCTGGTTGATGATCGCGTCGACGGCCACGGCGGTTTTGCCGGTCTGGCGGTCGCCGATGATCAGCTCGCGCTGGCCGCGGCCGATCGGCACCATCGAGTCGATCGACTTCAGACCCGTTTGCACCGGCTGCGACACCGACTTACGCCAGATCACGCCCGGAGCGATCTTTTCGACCGCGTCGGTCAGCTTCGCGTTGATCGGGCCTTTGCCGTCGATCGGGTTGCCCAGTGCGTCGACCACGCGGCCGATCAGCTCCGGACCCACCGGCACTTCGAGAATGCGGCCCGTCGTCTTGACGATGTCGCCTTCCGAGATGTGCTCGTACTCGCCCAGAATCACCGCGCCGACCGAGTCGCGCTCGAGGTTCAGTGCGAGGCCGAAGGTGTTGCCCGGGAATTCGAGCATTTCGCCCTGCATCACGTCCGACAGGCCGTGGATGCGTACGATACCGTCGGTCACGGAAATCACGGTGCCCTGGTTGCGAACGTCCGCGCTCGCTTCAAGGCCCTGGATCCGGCTCTTGATCAGCTCGCTGATCTCAGAGGGATTGAGTTGCATTATTCGCTCCTGATAATCAATTCTGTTGCGTGCCAGCGGGCATGCGCGTCAGGCGGTAAGAGCCGTCTGCATGCGGGCGAGCCGCGCGCGGACCGAGGTATCGAGCACTTCGTCACCGACCGTAACGCGCACGCCGCCGATCAGCGACGAATCGACTTCTACGGTAGGCTTCAGCTTGCGTTGGAACTTGCGTTCGAGGCTGGCGACCAGCAGGTTCAACGGCTCGCCCTCGAGCGGAAATGCGCTGACGATCAGCACATCGGCCGCGCCTTCACGGGCGTTCTTCAACTCTTCGAACTGCTGCGCGATTTCCGGCAACAACTGCAGCCGATGGTTGTCGACGAGCATCTGCACGAAATTCTTCGCCTGCGGGCTGTCCTTCAGCGGAGACTTCACTGCGCTGAGCAGCAGCTCGCTCACCTGCTGACGGCCAACTTTCGGGCTCGATGCGATCGACAGCACTTCGGGCAGACGCGCAACCTGTGCCAGCTCCTCTACGAGCGTGGACCAGGCGGCGATGTCACCAGCTTCGGCCACGCCGAACAGCGCTTCCGCATACGGGCGGGCAACGGTTGCAAGTTCGGCCATGATCAGAGCTCGGCTTTGAGTTGATTGAGCAGTTCGGCATGCGCCGTCTGGTCGATCTCGCGCTTCAGGATCTGCTCGGCGCCCTTCACGGCGAGTGCGGCCACTTCGGCGCGCAGCGCTTCGCGGGCCTTCACGACTTGCTGCTCGGCATCCGCCTTGGCCTGCGCGACGATGCGTGCGGCTTCGGCCTGTGCCTGCGCCTTGATTTCGTCGGCGACCACGACAGCGCGCTTTTCCGCTTCGGCGATACGTTGCTGACCCTCGTTGCGCGCCACAGCGAGTTCTTCGCCGACGCGCTTGTGCGCTGCTTCGAGTTCGTGTTTGCCCTTTTCGGCGGCCGCGAGGCCGTCGGCGATCTTCTTCGAGCGCTCGTCGAGGGCGTTGATCAACGGCGGCCACACGAACTTCATCGTGAACCACGCGAGGATCAGGAACACGACCATTTGCGCAAACAAGGTTGCGTTGAGATTCACGGTGTTTCCTTAAACGTTGCGTTTTTCAGGGAATTGAAACGGCGAGGCGCTCATCGATGCGAACTCGATCAGCGCCCCGGCACCCGTTCCGCCCTGCGCCTCATGCCTGTTATAGACGAGGCGCAACTTTCCGGGGAACCTCAGCCTGCGAGCTTCGAGAGCAGGGGGTTCGCGAACGCAAACAGCATTGCCACACCAACGCCAATCAGGAACGCCGCGTCGATCAGACCAGCCAGCAGGAACATCTTCGTCTGCAGCGGGTTCATCAGTTCAGGCTGACGTGCGCAGGCTTCGATGTACTTGCCGCCCATCAGGCCGATACCGATACAGGCGCCGATTGCACCCAGGCCGATGATGATGCCGATACCGATGGCGGTCAGACCCTGGATGTTGGCGATGAAAGCTTGCATGATCACTCCTTGTTGAAAGTTCTTGGGAACTGGGATTTGGAAATTAACTGAAACTCAAAGCGGTTCTGACGCGCGCGTTAGTGCGAGTCGTGTGCCTGGCCGATGTACACCAGCGTCAGCATCATGAAAATGAACGCCTGCAGCAGCACGATCAGAATGTGGAAGATGGCCCACACGCTGCCGGCGATCACGTGGCCGATGAAGCCAAGCACCGTCGTGTCCGCGCCGAAGGTCCAGATGCTGCCGAGCAGGGCAATCAGCAGGAACAGCAGCTCACCCGCGTACATGTTGCCGAACAGCCGCATGCCGAGCGAAACCGTCTTCGCGACGAACTCGATGATGTTCAGTGCAAGGTTCGGAATCCACAGCAGCGGATGCGAGCCGAACGGAGCGGAGACGAGTTCGTGGATGAAGCCGCCGGCGCCCTTGATCTTGAGGTTGTAATAGATCATCAGCACGAACACGCCGAGTGCGATGCCGATGGTGCCGTTCAGGTCGGCGGTCGGCACGATGCGGTGGTGCGTGATGACGTCCGACAAGCCCAGCCAGCCGATCACGCGGCCCGGCAGGTCGACGGGAATGAAGTCGAGGGAGTTCATGAGCGCGACCCAGACGAACACGGTCAGCGCGAGCGGTGCGATGAATTTGCGATTGCCGTGGATCATCGCCTTCGATTGATCCTCGACCATTTCAACCAGCATTTCGACGGCGCACTGGAAGCGGCCCGGAACGCCGGACGTCGCCTTGCGTGCGGCAAGACGCAGGATCAGGATCGTGACGAGGCCGCACAGAATGGACCAGAACAGCGTGTCCAGATTCCAGACGTGAAGGTCGACGATCGACGTCTGGTGCGAGGTGGAAAAGTTCTGCAAGTGGTGCGCAATGTACTCGGACGGATCCAGAGCGCGCGTGCCTTCGCTAGCTGCCATATTATTAACGCCACCCAAATTGTCGAAAATCGTTTTCCAGCCGCTTCCGCCAGTCCATACATGACGAAAGCGCGCCGCCGCGGACCGTGGGGATCATGTCCACCGCCGGCCGGCCCGCGCTCCTCATGGCCGCCGCAAGCTGAGGCGCCGGCCCGTTGTCTCTTCTGCTGCGCATCGCGTCGCGGCCATTCGCGCCACGCTGCGCTTCGCGCTCAACGCCATGCGAGCGCGATCCAGTACGTCTTTAGCGCGATCAGGTAGGTCACGAGCAGCGGAACCCACTGCA
It encodes the following:
- a CDS encoding F0F1 ATP synthase subunit B; its protein translation is MNLNATLFAQMVVFLILAWFTMKFVWPPLINALDERSKKIADGLAAAEKGKHELEAAHKRVGEELAVARNEGQQRIAEAEKRAVVVADEIKAQAQAEAARIVAQAKADAEQQVVKAREALRAEVAALAVKGAEQILKREIDQTAHAELLNQLKAEL
- a CDS encoding F0F1 ATP synthase subunit delta, giving the protein MAELATVARPYAEALFGVAEAGDIAAWSTLVEELAQVARLPEVLSIASSPKVGRQQVSELLLSAVKSPLKDSPQAKNFVQMLVDNHRLQLLPEIAQQFEELKNAREGAADVLIVSAFPLEGEPLNLLVASLERKFQRKLKPTVEVDSSLIGGVRVTVGDEVLDTSVRARLARMQTALTA
- the atpB gene encoding F0F1 ATP synthase subunit A, with the translated sequence MAASEGTRALDPSEYIAHHLQNFSTSHQTSIVDLHVWNLDTLFWSILCGLVTILILRLAARKATSGVPGRFQCAVEMLVEMVEDQSKAMIHGNRKFIAPLALTVFVWVALMNSLDFIPVDLPGRVIGWLGLSDVITHHRIVPTADLNGTIGIALGVFVLMIYYNLKIKGAGGFIHELVSAPFGSHPLLWIPNLALNIIEFVAKTVSLGMRLFGNMYAGELLFLLIALLGSIWTFGADTTVLGFIGHVIAGSVWAIFHILIVLLQAFIFMMLTLVYIGQAHDSH
- the atpE gene encoding F0F1 ATP synthase subunit C; the protein is MQAFIANIQGLTAIGIGIIIGLGAIGACIGIGLMGGKYIEACARQPELMNPLQTKMFLLAGLIDAAFLIGVGVAMLFAFANPLLSKLAG
- the atpA gene encoding F0F1 ATP synthase subunit alpha, translating into MQLNPSEISELIKSRIQGLEASADVRNQGTVISVTDGIVRIHGLSDVMQGEMLEFPGNTFGLALNLERDSVGAVILGEYEHISEGDIVKTTGRILEVPVGPELIGRVVDALGNPIDGKGPINAKLTDAVEKIAPGVIWRKSVSQPVQTGLKSIDSMVPIGRGQRELIIGDRQTGKTAVAVDAIINQKGKDLICIYVAIGQKASSIMNVVRKLEETGALEYTIVVAASASESAAMQYLAPYAGCTMGEYFRDRGQDALIIYDDLTKQAWAYRQISLLLRRPPGREAYPGDVFYLHSRLLERAARVSEEYVEKFTNGEVKGKSGSLTALPVIETQAGDVTAFVPTNVISITDGQIFLETDLFNAGIRPAINAGVSVSRVGGAAQTKIVKKLSGGIRTDLAQYRELAAFAQFASDLDEATRKQLERGRRVTELLKQPQYLPLQVWELAVSLFAANNGYLDDLEVKDVLAFEKGLREFLKTSHADLVKRIEDTKDLSKDDESALHAAIKDFKKSGAY